The following nucleotide sequence is from Paenibacillus andongensis.
ATGCCCACCAGCTGCTGTACATTGGCAACGCCTTGTGAAAGCCCTGTCAGACGAGCTAACTGCGTTTTCAACCAGAATTGCCGTTCATTTTCAGCGGTTGTTTCTTTTAAAGAGGTTAGCATTCGAATTAATGCCACACTTAGCTGATCTCGATCCGATCGGGGAACAATCGTCTGCTCATATTCACCTAATGAGATGCGATCTGCCTGAGTAATGACCTCTTTAAAGCTAGCTACCATGTGATTGAAGGCTTCCATCAACTCGCCAAATTCATCCTTCGATTGAACATCCAGATGAATATCTGTAACGCCTGTCAGAATGAGTTCCGTAGATCTCTTTAGCAGGTGGATTTGAGATAAAAGCATTCTGGAAATCAAAACGATGACCAAAAAGGAGAAGATTAGAATAATGACATTAAATATGGCCACACCAATCAACGATCGCGTGGTACTCTTTTTGATGGATTCCATGTTTTGAATTAATTCTGACGAAAGTCCATCCTCAACCTCTTTAAGTAGATCTACTTCTTGTGTCGCCACGTTATACCATTGCTGAGAATCCACCCCAAGGGCTTTCCCGGGTTCTGCTTTTAGGACTAGTTGTACGAGACGATCGACCTCGGCAACTACTTGTCCTTTCACCATTTTCTGATAAATTTGTTGGGCAGCCTCGGATGCGAGTAATTTGGATTCCTTATAATAAAGCAATTGTTCGTTCTCTAACACACCGATCTGTTCAATATCATTTAAATCCGCACGATTACCGGAAAAAACATGAAATAGTACTGCGCGCTCCCTGCTCACGGCAAACTTACTTTTGGAAAACAAAATATAGGAAGTAAGCATGTTTGAAATTTGTTTATTCGAGCTAATTTCGTTCGTGTTTTGCATCATTTCAAAGAGACTATCCACCGTTTCCAAATAAAAGGAAAGTGTTTCATCCTCATTCGCTTTTCCTTGATCCACTTGTGTCCTAAGAATCACAAATTGGTCTAGCTTGCTCACCGCAGTATTTGCATTTTTCTTGAACTTATCACCCAAAACGGATGTGTTCAATGACTTTAATTGCTCCCGAAATGCACTAGACTTCTCATCAGTTAACTTACGTTGATCAACTAGTTGTCGCGTAATCGTTTTATCTTCAAAGTAACCTGACAAAAGGCTCCGTTCTTTCTGTAACTCATGTATCAGATCATTGATGTAGATCTCCGTTGTGACCAGTGTTTGCAGATTGTTCAATTCTGACAGCTCTTTCACTTTTCCATAGATGGCATTGGAGGAGAAATACAACAATCCCAACATAGGCAGTACAATCATAATAATCAGCTTGTAATTTATTTTAGCGTTCCGAATCCATTGCATGTGGCAAGCCCTCTCTTTGGTTGAGACTGTGTATGATGTTCAAGAGTATATATTCTACAAATTACGACAAACTCCCTCTTTTTTTGGCGTGATTGGAACAATAATGTGTTTGCATAAGCGAATACAAAAAGGACAGAACGATTGGGATCGTCTGTCCTTGGCAGCATTGGGCAATTACCGAAAAAACTAGTGGTTCGGAATAAATTCACTATGAATTTCGATCAGTTTTTGGACGAATATCTCAAAATCATTTTTACTAGAAGAGAATTTGAAATCGGTTACACCAGTGTTGAAATCAATAACCGTTAAAGCCACACGATTGAGTGGATATTCAGGAATCGGCTCAGAGGCAAGAGAAATATTTTTGAACGGGTAAATGGATGTTTCACCGTAGAAACGAAGCACAGTTAAATGATCATCTCTTAACTCCAACGATATTTGTTGATCTGAATCAGTGAAACTCTTCAGTGTACTCATCATTTATCAATCCTCCTCTTGTCCTCTATTTTACTATCAAATGAAGAGATAAAGAAGCCCAAAACGAAAAATTTTCCTGATTCTTTCCTGTTTCAATGCACAATTTATTGGGTAAATGAGTCTTAGGGCTGAAAGCCGCTTTACAAATGCTACGGAGGTGCAACGCATGACTACAACGATTTTACTATCCGAAAGATCAGGTCCTGTAAAGAAGCTGCGAGCTGAGGGGCATATACCTGCTGTTGTGTATAGCTCACGTATGGATTCCGAACATGTCACTGTCCCGGAAAAAGAAATCCGCGCATCACTGAAACGCAATCCGCGTGCCATCCTGAATGTTACCCTGCCGTCCAAAACCAAACAGCCGGTCATCGTCCATCAAGTCCAGAAGGACAGCCTGACGGGGCAATTGCTGCATATTGATTTTCTTCAAATTAATATGAAAGAACAGCTAGATACATCGATTCCCGTCCATTTTACAGGAGAAGCTAAAGGTACCAAAGAAGGCGGAATTCTCCAAATAGAAACCCATGAGGTCATGATCCGCTGTATGCCGAAAAAACTGCCAGAACATCTCGCCATTGATATTAGCAAGCTAAATATCGGTGAACATATAACCGTTGCTGATCTTGAAGTTCCCAAGCATGTTGAAGTGTTAAGTGCTCCTGAAACCATTCTGGTCACCATACTTGGCATGCAGAAACTTGAAGTGCCGGTTGAAACAGCTGCCGATCAGGCGGAGGAAGCTGCCGAGTCTAATGCTTAGAGTGACGCTGACTAAGGAATGAGAAAACCGGCTCTTTACGCAAGCTTATGCGGAAGAGTCGGTTTTTAGTTTTTTAAATACATGGAACTAGCTCTTCTAGCTCTTTTTTTTTAAAGGCAATTCGATTTCCACCGTAGTACCCTCATTAACTTTGCTTTGAATTAACAATTTGCCTCCGTGCCCTTCGATTATTCGTTTACAAACCATAAGCCCTAAACCCGTGCCATTCACTTTAGTCGTATAAAACGGCTCCCCTAACTGGGATAACCTCTCTACAGAAATGCCTACACCCTGATCTTCGATGCGGATCACCACACCTTGATGGATTTTTCGGATAGCGATTTGAATGATTCCCCCATTTGGCATAGACTCGATGGCATTCTTAAAAATATTAATTAAAACCTGTTTGATTTGATCTGGGTTACAATAAATAGCGGGTATGTCTGGATCCAAATCTATATGTATTTGAACGTTATAAAGATGGGCATGTGGTTGCAGAAAACCAACCACACTTTTGACAAGTCCTAGGGAAGTGCTCTCCATGTAACAATTCAGATGCGGCTTAGCTAGCGTCATGAACTCATTGACAACATAGTTAATATGTTCTAATTCTTCCAGCATGACATCCACATAATCGGCATTTTTCGCCTTTAATAATTTCACAAAGCCTTTCAAGGAGGTTAAAGGATTACGTATATCATGTGCGATCCCTGCTGCCAATTGGCCAATGAGTGACAGTTTTTCTGATCTAATAAGGGCTTCTTCAGACTTTTTGCGCTCAGTAAGATCACGTATCACGGTCTGTACGACAGGAAACCCCATGTTTTTGTGGACATAAATGGAGGATATTTCGGCATCAAAAAAAGAGCCATCTAATTTTCGCAGCTTTTTCTCCATAAACTCCGTGTAAGAATCTGACTGCATCACATACTGAAGCCGCTCCAAAATGAAATCCTTGTCAGCTAAACAGAAAAATTCGTAGATGGGTTTTCCCTTGAAGTCATCGGAAGAAACACCTCCAAACAGCTTACAACAAGCATCATTTACAAACTTGATGATACCATCGTTATGCAGAGCAATGGGTTCTGGATTAAGTTTAATCAACCTTCTAAATTGATTCTCTCTTTCTAATAGTTCCTCATCGGCTCTTTTCTTTTCACTTATGTCCCTTTCTACACCAATAAACCCAATAACAATTCCTTCATTATCTTTCATAGGTGAGACCGTCACATTCGCATAAAACGTAGAACCATCTTTTCTTAGTTTTAAAGCTTCGAAATCCGAACTTTGCTGCCCATCTATTAAAGACTGATAGAGCCGAAGAGCATCTTCCTTATATTTATCAGGAGTCATCGGCAAAACTTTCCCAATCACTTCATCTCTTGTCCAGCCATGTAATTCTTCAAACTTCTTATTCACCTCTAACACTTTTCCGGTAACATCAACGATGACAATTCCGTCTGAGGTTAAATTCATAAAGGAATCGATTAGATGTTCTTTCAATATCAAGAGTAAACATCCCCTTATTTCAAACAAGTGTTTGTAGCTTATTCGGCTCTAATGGATAAAAACCTCTATTAAAAATACGATTTTCAAAAAAAATATGATTATAAATCCACTGCCGCCTTAACATGGTTACACTGAACCTATTTGTACTCACTACTGATTTTTTCTAGCTTCAACGCTAATAAAAATGTTTCCTAAATGTTTATTTATCTCAATTATTTCTATATCTTCTTGACTCAGTAAGTGAATGGTATCTCTATTCAAATGACACCCATCACAAGCTCGTTTCCAGAACGGAGTCAGGAGATCTTGCAGCTTCCTGAGCAGCCTATTTTCATGTCGAACATGCTCAAATAATAAAATGGTTCCAGTTGGTTTACATACTCTACTAATTTCTCTAATCGCTTCTACTGGGTTGGGTATCGTACATAAAACAAGTGTCCCAACCACAGTATCGAACGAATGATCTGCAAATGGCAATTGCTCAGCACTTCCTTCAATGACATGGATAGCCGCTTTAGCAACGGAAGCACGCTCAAGCGAGGTCTTTCTCAGAAATGGATTCGGCTCAATTGCTGTTACAGATACATCCTTATAGAAGCTGAAATTAATACCTGTTCCGCATCCGATTTCCAGAACTTCTCCCTTTGCTTTGATGATTAACTGAGAGCGAATAGCTGTAAATCTTTTGGTCTCCAAGGGTTTCATTAATCTATCATAATTATGAACGAACCAATTACTGCTGATAGATATCTACTCCTTCGTATTGGTGCTTATTCTTGCGAGCGCTCAACTAGCTCCTAGTGATAGACAACGATTGACAGAAAAAATATTCAGTAATACTATAAGAGAATTGAATAAATCATTCATTATTCATTTATAAAAAAACATTCTATGACCATTACATAGCCTTTGCCGATTAAAATAGACAAGTATGAGATTATGGTATAGCGGAAGGAGGCTAATAATGTCTGAGAATCACGATTATACAGAAACTTTGAACGGCAGGAATCCCCTCAGTCTGCAATCCGACTGCGAGAATTGCTTCGGATTATGCTGTGTCGCACTGCCCTACGCTGCTTCGTCAGACTTCGCGATCGACAAAGATGCCGGCCAGCCCTGCCCCAACCTGCAAGCGGACTTCCGCTGCGGCGTTCACACGAACCTCAGACAGATGGGCTTTCGAGGTTGTACGGTTTATGACTGCTTCGGCGCGGGACAAAAGGTTTCCCATGTCACCTTCGGTGGACGCGACTGGCGTCAAGTTCCAGGGTCCGCGAAGCAAATGTTCGAGGTGTTCCCGATCATGCGCCAGCTCCATGAGCTGCTCTGGTATCTGACTGAAGCGCTGACGTTGCAGCCGGCCCGTCCTATCCACGGTGAACTCAGCTCTGCGCTCGACGAAACGGAACGACTCACTCACCTTAGTGCCGAATCTCTCATGGAACTGGACGTGGCAGCTCACCGAGCCGATGTCAATGTTCTGCTTCTACGGACGAGCGAGCTCGTGCGAGCCGAAGCCCTTCGCAAGCAGAAGAACCCCGCTGGGCGTAAGAAGACCTACGGTCGAGGAGCCGACCTCATCGGGGCCAATCTCAAAGGCGCTGACCTGAGAGGCGCCAATTTGAGGGGGGCTTACCTTATAGCAGCTAACCTCAGAGGTGCCGACCTGAGAGTGGCTGACCTCATCGGGGCTGATTTCCGAGACGCTGATCTTAGCGGTGCTAACCTTACCGATAGTATCTTTCTCACCCAAGCCCAACTCAACGCGGCGAAGGGAGATGGCGACACCAAGCTGCCACCGTCGCTCACTAGACCAACGCATTGGTCCACTTTCAAAGCATAGAGCATTATATAATGAGGTCAGCCCGTTTTACGGGTTGACCTTTTTTTTATTTAGCCATCCATTGCAGTGTGGCATTCGATCGTACATTTCCATACTCGTTCTACACTATATCTATTTCGGTTTCATTTGTTGAAATACCTTTTTCACAACTAATCTCTGCGACTTCATTTATAGTCAACTGCCCGCCGCCGCAGCCTGATCAATGAGTACACTCTTGTATGCCGTTATGCTATAATTTCAGAAAATAATCTAAGGGAGTTACTGATGACTACATTAATAGATAAAATTGCTTGGATATACGTTGTTGATGGTCAAATATTAGTCGCTCGTTCCAAAGGAAAAGACATCTATTATTTACCTGGCGGAAAAAGGGAAACGGATGAAACCGATGTCGACACTCTTTTACGAGAAATAGAAGAGGAATTATCCGTTCGAATAAAGCCGGAAACCGTCTTGCATTTTGGCACATTCGAGGCTGGGGCACATGGTAAATCGGAAGGTATGCATGTAAAAATGACTTGTTACACGGGGGATTTTGAGGGAGAGCTGCGTCCAGCTTCTGAAATTGAGGAGTTGGTCTGGTTAACCTATCATGACCGGGATCGTGTCTCTCCTGTTTGCCAAATCATTTTTGATAAATTAAGTGAGATGAAATTGCTTTCATAATTTGGCTCCGTTACATGTAGCTGAAAGGGTGTTTGTTGTTGATTTTGTTGTTGATCGCAGTCATATTGGCAATGGTCTTTCTTATCCTCGTTTCCGCAAGCTTTTATTTCTATCGCGTTGCCATTGCCCGCGCCGACAAAAGCTTTTTGAACAACAATCCCGATCTAGCTGTTACTTCAAGCGTCGAAAATCCGTTTAGTGGCAACGAATCCTGGTGGAGGGAGCAAATGATTACAGAATGGAGCATTACGTCCATCGATGGATTAAAGCTCTATGCTTACTATATCGCCGCCGATCGACCGACAGATAAAACCGTCATTCTCGCGCACGGGTATGCTGGACAAGCTACGCAGATGGGCAATCTAGCGCAAATGTATAGAGACACATTAGGCTTTAACGTCCTCCTCCCCGACGCCCGCGGGCATGGCCGAAGCGAAGGCCATTATATCGGATTCGGTTGGCCCGAACGCAAGGATTACGTCCAATGGATCAACCAAGTTATCGTACATACGGGCGAGCAGTCGAAGGTCGTCCTACACGGTGTATCTATGGGCGGAGCTACGGTAATGATGACCAGCGGAGAGGATTTGCCGACTAACGTCAAAGCCATTCTAGAGGATTACGGCTATACTTCTGTGAAGGACCAACTGACTTACCAGCTGAAAAGAATATATCGGCTCCCGGCATTTCCACTCCTTCATTTAACCAGTTTGATGACCAAACTTCGAGCGTGGTACTTTTTCGGTGAAGCTTCGGCTATAGACCAAATCCAAAAATCCAAAACGCCCATGCTATTCATCCACGGCGACGCTGATTTATTCGTGCCGTCCGAGATGGTATACGCATTGTTCAAGAACGCTCCACTGGCTAAACAATTACTGATCATGCCCGGTGCCGGACACGGTCTTGCCCGACATTCGAATCCAGTGAGATATGACCGTGAAGTAGCCCAATTTATCGGTGCGTACATGAAGGAATAACGACAAAAAAGTGACTCACAGCAGCTGGCTGTGGGTCTTATTTTATGAACAATTTGCTGACAGAGTCTGAGAAGTCGAAAATCGACTTCTCAGCAGACTGTCCCGCGCGTCCATGCTGAATAAGCGCGGAAAACGCGCTTATTCTAGAGCGCCCGAACAATTAAGCGCGAAATTCGCGCTTACAGGGAGAGCTCCACGAGCTAAAATGGTCTACGTCTTGGGCATTTTTTTAGTTAGGTAAAAAGGAAGGAGCTGCCCCGCGGCAGCCCCTTTCTTTTTTCTAATCAGTTCACAATCTTTTTTAATAAATCTTCTACTTTGGCTTGCATGGATCGTATCGTTGTTTTCCTATATTGAATACCAAGCCGAAGTACCTTCAATTGCTGTCTTCGGGAAAGCCTGCGAAATCGGGGCTCCCTTTTCAGAAAAGTACGAATGATAGACCAGCTGTTGACTGCAATCCGCTCCGGTGAGATTTCAGGAATATCATAAGGTAGTGGTCGTTTCCTGAAGCGATTCATCCATGTTCTAACACTTGCAGAAATCTTACTTTCATCTACAAGACATACAGCAGCACTTTTTTTTGTATGCTTTTTGAGGAAATCGAAATGATGATGTCCGCCAAGGATGACGTAACCACCTTCTTTTCTGCTTTTACGCACAATCAACAGGTGCATTAGATCTTGCGCAACTTTTTTAAACTCCTTATTTCTTAGTGCTGTCTTAGCAGCGATGTTTTCCGGCTTAATCTTACTTAGAGGTATATATTGCACTGTATATCTCAACTGTATCCCTCCTCGTCACACCGTTGTTAAATATCACCTATTTTAAGTGTATTCTGTTGATGCAGTAGTGTGAACTCCTGTTCATAAATGTCGCTCACTTTCTTTATGATCTTACTCCCTTGATCGGCGAATTTTCATAATCGGTATCAAATAGAAGGGCAACCCAGAATTTATTCCTTTTCTCAAGGTGTTGTTACCACCTAGGTCAATGTGCCCCCTTGCACTTGCTCCTTCAGCTCCTGAAAAATAATGTAAGTCACAACAATTCCAACTCGTAGGCGTGATTTTGGACATATAAGCTGCTAATCTGAGGAACGCGGGGAACGAGGCGACGCTATTTCGGCTATTATGCCGTTGCAGGTCCGGCATGCGGAACGAGGGTGCGCTATTTTGGCGTTTTTCTGGTTTCTACACCTCCAAAGAAGGAAATAGAGGCTCCTCGTTCCGTGAAAACGTGAAATACGCGTTTTTGAGCAAAATAAGGCCTCTACGTTCCGCTTTAATCTGGTGATGCTGGGTCTGGTTGAGTTTGGGATATAGAACGATGAACAATGGAGCTCAACTTACCTGTGATTGGGCCATGAGATGATGCAGCTTACCTGTGATTGCGCAATGAGTTGGTGCTGCTTATCTCTGATTGGGCCATGAGATAGATGTGCCCCTTTATTGGCGTATATTGTAGAAAGTTGAGTACGAGGGCAGGTAGATCATCAAGAAGTTGTTCACAGGTAGGTGAACAATACATATCTGGCTACTTAGCAGAAGGAGCGGCTAAATTTGAGAGTTGACACGAGTTGGGACGGTTGAGCGGTTTAGGGTTAAGGGACTGGTTGGATTGGATCATCAGCAAAACTCCACCATAGAGTCTATCAAGGCCATTCAAAGATGAGTGACCTAATAAGAAGTGGTTTTCGGGAACCGAACGCCCATTTCCTCTTATTTGGCATCAAAAAAACAGCCCTCCTTCGGAGCAGCTGTCCTTCCTTCATTGCTATTCGTTATAAACTACTATCAATCCGTTTTCTGACCGTAGATTTGCAGATCATGGATGGACCAATAATTCCCAGCTTTCGCCGTCTGGATGATCTTTACGTATCGCGCATTTTGTGGCTTCAAGTTGATTTCTAGAACGCTTGTGCCAACACCCGATGCTACGGAAGATCCCCAATTGAAGCCATCATTAGATACATATACCTCATACTTCCTTGGATAATCATTCGGCGAGTTCTCACTTCTCAGCACTATCTTGTTGATTGTGAATGAATTCTTCATATCAATTTGATAGTATTGCCCGGGTGCTTGAGCTGTCCCTGTATCCCAGCGAGTATAGGGGCTGCCATCAATCGCACCTTGCGGTTTACCAGAACTGCTGGTTACTTCCCATTCTGCCCGGTTCAGGGCAACTACATCAGCAGCCGTCGCCGTTGCCGCTGGTGAAATCTCTTTGGCACCTGATACTCGGATCTGATACATGTATGTGTTTCCAACCAACGTATCCGCATCAACAAAGCCTGTATCTGCCACTTGTTCAGCGATCACCTCGTAGCCGCCTTCAGCCGTACCTATTTTACGTAAAATATCATAACTATGAGCTCCTTCCGATTCCTTCCAGCTAAGCTCAATCGCATGATTCTCTATGGGCTTTGCCTGAATCCACGAAGGTGCAATCGGTTTTACCCGATCTGTCCGCGCCAAAATATACTGTACAGCTTCACCTGGCAGCAGCGTTTCCTTGAATTCAAGCTCAGGAGCCGCTTGCAGTCCAGTCAAATATGTACGAGCTGACGCATAGGTCTCACCAGCTCCGAATCGTTCTCCCTCATACAAAGCAGCTTCGGGCATAGTTACTTTGGCTTGTATCGTTTGCGTACTCGTCCCAAAATTTACGAAGTTCAACAGAATTTTATCCGACTTCGCTCCTGATCCTGGCAGTGGAGGCAATGTCGATGTATCCACGCCGCGAAAATAAACAAGTTTATCAGCCAACTCAGACTTATTAGTTAGCTCGTACACTAGCGGTTTCCCATGCGTGGCATAGGCCAGATTCAACCTGCGCATAATCCCAACTCGAGTATCTTTGTCCATCACGTTCTTATGAATCTTCATTTGCGCTGGATTTTGATTATTCAAATCAATCCCCGACTCAAACAAGGCATATTGGGGATAAAACGCCGCATGCTGCATAAACATATCAGCATAACCGATATGAGCCCTCATGATGCGATCGAAGATCGCCGAATGAGGCTGCGCAGCACCAAATTCTTTAGGATCCGTATGACTATCCGAAGTTCCATACTCCGTATTCAACATTTGCTTCTTGAGGCCATCCTCTGACCCTCCGAAGGTTTGCAGATTTTCTAAGAAGCTTCCGTCCTTATTATCGATATACGAATTTCCGTAAGCATGCCCATTCGTTAAATCTGTCAACTCTTCTAGCTCCATGCGCTGCTGTGAATCGTCTTCCCACCCGTCGGGATCTCCACATTTAAACATGCCGGATGAGGATTGATTTCTACATGATCTCATGTTGTATTTAGGTGCATATGCCCAGCCGGGAGCCACTGTTTTCACATGAGGAGCAAGCTCAGGAAGATGGGTCTTTAACCACTTCGCAATGGCTAGATTCACCCCTTTGGAGCGATTGAACAAGCCCGGCTCATTATCAATCTCATAATATTGAAACATGGACCCATACTGCTTCACATAATCCAATAATTTATTCTCTGCATCTGCTGGCAGTGTGCCATCCTCTTTCAACTTAATATTCCCTGTATGCAGATGTAGGGCTACCGCTGCAGTATTGTAATCACGCAGGGTTTCGTAATAAGACTTGATCGACGAGCACCCCATCTTCACATCCGTCGCACAATCTACCCTCATCACATTGCCGCTGTAGGCGATGCCTAACCATTTCAATACGTAAGGAAGGTGCCTTACTGCTCCCTGATCATAGTAGAATGACAGATTGCTTACCTTCGTACCGGATTCCACATATCTCCCATGAATCGGTTCTTCAGCAGGTGAAGACAGCGCATCAAGTGCTAGGTAGTCCCATTTCCACCATAGAAATTTATCCTCATCTGCCGTACAATACAAACAGCCTACGGCTGACAGCTTCAATTCGTTAGTTCCCAGCTGCAGCTGCTCCTTAGGAATATAAAGCTCATATAATTTCTTGTACGAGTAGGAGCTTGTAGTCCCCCCGACTCCAGCAATCTGGATGATGCCAGAAAGCATCTTATTGGAGAAAACCGCCATCTGTGGAACTGCTTTATAAGCATCCAGAATTCTCACTCGGAAATGAACACCATTTTCGGGTATTTCAGTGAGCGGGAAGTTGATCGCAAAGGTAGGATTCACGGATTTATTAAGACCTTGAGGCACATTGTCCCAAGCATCCGTCTGCTTCAGTTCGGGCGTTACGGTATAGCTGCTCTGTCCTGCGCTTTCTTTACCAAATTCCAAATCGGAATCGTCCTGATTGCCCAACATCCATATTTGATTACCAAGCTGATTGGAAACTGTCATCACTTTTACAAAATCTGTTTTTGCCGATGCACCGTAGTTATTCGACGCCGAGGTCAGGATCAGTAAGATCAACAAGGCAGTTGGTACAATCACATATCTCATCATGTTAGATACCTCTCAACCATCAAGGAAGTAATAGAGCACTCGCGGGAATAATTTCTTTCACTTGGG
It contains:
- a CDS encoding 50S ribosomal protein L25 gives rise to the protein MTTTILLSERSGPVKKLRAEGHIPAVVYSSRMDSEHVTVPEKEIRASLKRNPRAILNVTLPSKTKQPVIVHQVQKDSLTGQLLHIDFLQINMKEQLDTSIPVHFTGEAKGTKEGGILQIETHEVMIRCMPKKLPEHLAIDISKLNIGEHITVADLEVPKHVEVLSAPETILVTILGMQKLEVPVETAADQAEEAAESNA
- a CDS encoding PAS domain-containing sensor histidine kinase, whose product is MILKEHLIDSFMNLTSDGIVIVDVTGKVLEVNKKFEELHGWTRDEVIGKVLPMTPDKYKEDALRLYQSLIDGQQSSDFEALKLRKDGSTFYANVTVSPMKDNEGIVIGFIGVERDISEKKRADEELLERENQFRRLIKLNPEPIALHNDGIIKFVNDACCKLFGGVSSDDFKGKPIYEFFCLADKDFILERLQYVMQSDSYTEFMEKKLRKLDGSFFDAEISSIYVHKNMGFPVVQTVIRDLTERKKSEEALIRSEKLSLIGQLAAGIAHDIRNPLTSLKGFVKLLKAKNADYVDVMLEELEHINYVVNEFMTLAKPHLNCYMESTSLGLVKSVVGFLQPHAHLYNVQIHIDLDPDIPAIYCNPDQIKQVLINIFKNAIESMPNGGIIQIAIRKIHQGVVIRIEDQGVGISVERLSQLGEPFYTTKVNGTGLGLMVCKRIIEGHGGKLLIQSKVNEGTTVEIELPLKKKS
- a CDS encoding class I SAM-dependent methyltransferase → MKPLETKRFTAIRSQLIIKAKGEVLEIGCGTGINFSFYKDVSVTAIEPNPFLRKTSLERASVAKAAIHVIEGSAEQLPFADHSFDTVVGTLVLCTIPNPVEAIREISRVCKPTGTILLFEHVRHENRLLRKLQDLLTPFWKRACDGCHLNRDTIHLLSQEDIEIIEINKHLGNIFISVEARKNQ
- a CDS encoding pentapeptide repeat-containing protein produces the protein MSENHDYTETLNGRNPLSLQSDCENCFGLCCVALPYAASSDFAIDKDAGQPCPNLQADFRCGVHTNLRQMGFRGCTVYDCFGAGQKVSHVTFGGRDWRQVPGSAKQMFEVFPIMRQLHELLWYLTEALTLQPARPIHGELSSALDETERLTHLSAESLMELDVAAHRADVNVLLLRTSELVRAEALRKQKNPAGRKKTYGRGADLIGANLKGADLRGANLRGAYLIAANLRGADLRVADLIGADFRDADLSGANLTDSIFLTQAQLNAAKGDGDTKLPPSLTRPTHWSTFKA
- a CDS encoding NUDIX hydrolase — encoded protein: MTTLIDKIAWIYVVDGQILVARSKGKDIYYLPGGKRETDETDVDTLLREIEEELSVRIKPETVLHFGTFEAGAHGKSEGMHVKMTCYTGDFEGELRPASEIEELVWLTYHDRDRVSPVCQIIFDKLSEMKLLS
- a CDS encoding alpha/beta hydrolase, producing MILLLIAVILAMVFLILVSASFYFYRVAIARADKSFLNNNPDLAVTSSVENPFSGNESWWREQMITEWSITSIDGLKLYAYYIAADRPTDKTVILAHGYAGQATQMGNLAQMYRDTLGFNVLLPDARGHGRSEGHYIGFGWPERKDYVQWINQVIVHTGEQSKVVLHGVSMGGATVMMTSGEDLPTNVKAILEDYGYTSVKDQLTYQLKRIYRLPAFPLLHLTSLMTKLRAWYFFGEASAIDQIQKSKTPMLFIHGDADLFVPSEMVYALFKNAPLAKQLLIMPGAGHGLARHSNPVRYDREVAQFIGAYMKE
- a CDS encoding discoidin domain-containing protein, with amino-acid sequence MMRYVIVPTALLILLILTSASNNYGASAKTDFVKVMTVSNQLGNQIWMLGNQDDSDLEFGKESAGQSSYTVTPELKQTDAWDNVPQGLNKSVNPTFAINFPLTEIPENGVHFRVRILDAYKAVPQMAVFSNKMLSGIIQIAGVGGTTSSYSYKKLYELYIPKEQLQLGTNELKLSAVGCLYCTADEDKFLWWKWDYLALDALSSPAEEPIHGRYVESGTKVSNLSFYYDQGAVRHLPYVLKWLGIAYSGNVMRVDCATDVKMGCSSIKSYYETLRDYNTAAVALHLHTGNIKLKEDGTLPADAENKLLDYVKQYGSMFQYYEIDNEPGLFNRSKGVNLAIAKWLKTHLPELAPHVKTVAPGWAYAPKYNMRSCRNQSSSGMFKCGDPDGWEDDSQQRMELEELTDLTNGHAYGNSYIDNKDGSFLENLQTFGGSEDGLKKQMLNTEYGTSDSHTDPKEFGAAQPHSAIFDRIMRAHIGYADMFMQHAAFYPQYALFESGIDLNNQNPAQMKIHKNVMDKDTRVGIMRRLNLAYATHGKPLVYELTNKSELADKLVYFRGVDTSTLPPLPGSGAKSDKILLNFVNFGTSTQTIQAKVTMPEAALYEGERFGAGETYASARTYLTGLQAAPELEFKETLLPGEAVQYILARTDRVKPIAPSWIQAKPIENHAIELSWKESEGAHSYDILRKIGTAEGGYEVIAEQVADTGFVDADTLVGNTYMYQIRVSGAKEISPAATATAADVVALNRAEWEVTSSSGKPQGAIDGSPYTRWDTGTAQAPGQYYQIDMKNSFTINKIVLRSENSPNDYPRKYEVYVSNDGFNWGSSVASGVGTSVLEINLKPQNARYVKIIQTAKAGNYWSIHDLQIYGQKTD